In Malus sylvestris chromosome 15, drMalSylv7.2, whole genome shotgun sequence, a single genomic region encodes these proteins:
- the LOC126603558 gene encoding protein FREE1-like isoform X2 — protein MQNGDYLSAPYYQYPPPHQNPNPIPKPADHHHNPYASAPPFTSSDYSPYSQSYPPYSLNPDPAPPTAPSFNPSPPISNPNLQTFNPTPQPPSSFPPFETHSPYQPPPQQQPYQPPYEYNQSAPSYATLPPSIPANPNPNSNPSSPFSSVYQSPFSQPPPSVPPVYENSYENSLKFDHGGGSGGSYLDDRYGGYNRTRTDLGSDPYGKRYDAGLDAGYGDGVYAYGGNKVEPYGARGTAPKSSSSTLFDDYGRSISVPSGKNTPVSSTKIVRAVPKADTQEDAKSGVQKFRVKLLAESGGQSTMDVLCQIGLDGIRMLDPATSRTLRIYPLETVTRCDKTDSSTFAFWSKSSVDIEPRRIRLQSNSYTTNTLLDTVTAATVQLKEMGGRIKPTESIRPSEQSTERKKGLTDWMNIIKPGNEEKDHWVPDEAVTKCTACGTDFGAFNRRHHCRNCGDIFCDKCTHGRIALTAEENAPQVRVCDRCMAEVTQRLSNAKEASSKPAGLHSHEDLAKKLQELERNRKESSGSKSDGSGRRMREVACPTCTVHLQVQVPSSGSETIECGVCQNPFLVSAH, from the exons ATGCAAAACGGGGATTACTTGTCGGCTCCGTATTACCAGTACCCCCCTCCacatcaaaaccctaatcctaTCCCCAAGCCCGCCGATCACCACCACAACCCCTACGCCTCCGCACCGCCTTTCACCTCCTCCGATTACTCCCCTTATTCCCAATCTTACCCCCCATATTCTCTGAATCCCGATCCTGCCCCTCCTACCGCTCCTTCCTTCAACCCTTCCCCTCCAATCTCCAATCCCAATTTGCAAACCTTCAATCCCACGCCACAGCCGCCTTCTTCTTTCCCTCCGTTCGAGACCCATTCGCCCTATCAACCGCCGCCACAGCAGCAACCTTATCAACCACCGTACGAATATAACCAATCGGCTCCCAGTTACGCCACTTTGCCGCCCTCGATTCCCGccaaccctaaccctaattccaATCCCTCCTCTCCGTTTTCGTCCGTTTACCAGAGCCCGTTTTCTCAACCTCCCCCTTCGGTGCCGCCTGTATATGAAAATTCTTACGAGAATTCTCTGAAATTTGATCACGGCGGTGGTTCCGGCGGCTCCTATTTAGATGATAGGTATGGAGGATATAACCGAACCCGAACCGATTTGGGATCGGATCCATATGGGAAGCGGTATGATGCAGGTCTGGATGCGGGGTACGGTGACGGTGTTTATGCTTACGGAGGTAACAAGGTGGAGCCGTATGGAGCTCGTGGCACTGCACCCAAGTCTTCAAGCTCGACTTTGTTTGATGATTACGGAAGGTCGATCAGTGTCCCATCTGGGAAAAATACGCCGGTGAGCTCGACCAAGATCGTCCGGGCAGTACCCAAGGCCGATACTCAGGAGGATGCAAAGAGTGGTGTGCAGAAGTTTCGGGTCAAGCTGTTGGCTGAAAGTGGAGGGCAGAGCACCATGGATGTCCTTTGCCAG ATTGGTTTGGATGGTATCCGCATGCTTGATCCTGCTACCAGTCGGACATTGAGAATATATCCCCTCGAGACCGTTACAAGATGTGAt AAAACCGACTCATCCACCTTTGCCTTTTGGTCAAAGAGTTCTGTGGATATTGAGCCAAGGCGTATTAGATTGCAGTCAAATAGTTACACTACCAACACCCTTTTGGATACAGTGACTGCTGCAACTGTACAG CTTAAGGAAATGGGTGGAAGAATCAAGCCAACGGAATCCATAAGGCCAAGTGAACAGTCtacagagagaaagaaaggattAACCGATTGGATGAACATTATTAAACCGGGAAATGAGGAGAAAGATCATTGG GTCCCTGATGAAGCAGTTACAAAATGCACGGCGTGTGGGACAGATTTTGGGGCTTTTAACCGCAGG CATCACTGCCGGAACTGTGGAGACATTTTCTGCGACAAGTGTACCCATGGCAGAATTGCCTTAACTGCTGAGGAGAATGCTCCGCAGGTTCGAGTTTGTGACCGTTGCATG GCTGAAGTGACTCAGAGGCTCAGTAATGCTAAGGAAGCATCTAGTAAACCTGCAGGACTTCATAGTCACGAGGATCTTGCCAAGAAGCTTCAG GAGTTGGAAAGGAATCGCAAGGAATCTTCAG GTTCAAAGTCTGATGGATCTGGAAGGAGAATGAGAGAAGTTGCCTGTCCTACATGCACGGTCCACTTGCAG GTTCAAGTTCCCAGCTCGGGGTCGGAGACCATTGAGTGTGGGGTTTGCCAGAATCCATTTCTTGTGAGTGCTCATTGA
- the LOC126603558 gene encoding protein FREE1-like isoform X1, translating to MQNGDYLSAPYYQYPPPHQNPNPIPKPADHHHNPYASAPPFTSSDYSPYSQSYPPYSLNPDPAPPTAPSFNPSPPISNPNLQTFNPTPQPPSSFPPFETHSPYQPPPQQQPYQPPYEYNQSAPSYATLPPSIPANPNPNSNPSSPFSSVYQSPFSQPPPSVPPVYENSYENSLKFDHGGGSGGSYLDDRYGGYNRTRTDLGSDPYGKRYDAGLDAGYGDGVYAYGGNKVEPYGARGTAPKSSSSTLFDDYGRSISVPSGKNTPVSSTKIVRAVPKADTQEDAKSGVQKFRVKLLAESGGQSTMDVLCQIGLDGIRMLDPATSRTLRIYPLETVTRCDKTDSSTFAFWSKSSVDIEPRRIRLQSNSYTTNTLLDTVTAATVQLKEMGGRIKPTESIRPSEQSTERKKGLTDWMNIIKPGNEEKDHWVPDEAVTKCTACGTDFGAFNRRHHCRNCGDIFCDKCTHGRIALTAEENAPQVRVCDRCMAEVTQRLSNAKEASSKPAGLHSHEDLAKKLQEELERNRKESSGSKSDGSGRRMREVACPTCTVHLQVQVPSSGSETIECGVCQNPFLVSAH from the exons ATGCAAAACGGGGATTACTTGTCGGCTCCGTATTACCAGTACCCCCCTCCacatcaaaaccctaatcctaTCCCCAAGCCCGCCGATCACCACCACAACCCCTACGCCTCCGCACCGCCTTTCACCTCCTCCGATTACTCCCCTTATTCCCAATCTTACCCCCCATATTCTCTGAATCCCGATCCTGCCCCTCCTACCGCTCCTTCCTTCAACCCTTCCCCTCCAATCTCCAATCCCAATTTGCAAACCTTCAATCCCACGCCACAGCCGCCTTCTTCTTTCCCTCCGTTCGAGACCCATTCGCCCTATCAACCGCCGCCACAGCAGCAACCTTATCAACCACCGTACGAATATAACCAATCGGCTCCCAGTTACGCCACTTTGCCGCCCTCGATTCCCGccaaccctaaccctaattccaATCCCTCCTCTCCGTTTTCGTCCGTTTACCAGAGCCCGTTTTCTCAACCTCCCCCTTCGGTGCCGCCTGTATATGAAAATTCTTACGAGAATTCTCTGAAATTTGATCACGGCGGTGGTTCCGGCGGCTCCTATTTAGATGATAGGTATGGAGGATATAACCGAACCCGAACCGATTTGGGATCGGATCCATATGGGAAGCGGTATGATGCAGGTCTGGATGCGGGGTACGGTGACGGTGTTTATGCTTACGGAGGTAACAAGGTGGAGCCGTATGGAGCTCGTGGCACTGCACCCAAGTCTTCAAGCTCGACTTTGTTTGATGATTACGGAAGGTCGATCAGTGTCCCATCTGGGAAAAATACGCCGGTGAGCTCGACCAAGATCGTCCGGGCAGTACCCAAGGCCGATACTCAGGAGGATGCAAAGAGTGGTGTGCAGAAGTTTCGGGTCAAGCTGTTGGCTGAAAGTGGAGGGCAGAGCACCATGGATGTCCTTTGCCAG ATTGGTTTGGATGGTATCCGCATGCTTGATCCTGCTACCAGTCGGACATTGAGAATATATCCCCTCGAGACCGTTACAAGATGTGAt AAAACCGACTCATCCACCTTTGCCTTTTGGTCAAAGAGTTCTGTGGATATTGAGCCAAGGCGTATTAGATTGCAGTCAAATAGTTACACTACCAACACCCTTTTGGATACAGTGACTGCTGCAACTGTACAG CTTAAGGAAATGGGTGGAAGAATCAAGCCAACGGAATCCATAAGGCCAAGTGAACAGTCtacagagagaaagaaaggattAACCGATTGGATGAACATTATTAAACCGGGAAATGAGGAGAAAGATCATTGG GTCCCTGATGAAGCAGTTACAAAATGCACGGCGTGTGGGACAGATTTTGGGGCTTTTAACCGCAGG CATCACTGCCGGAACTGTGGAGACATTTTCTGCGACAAGTGTACCCATGGCAGAATTGCCTTAACTGCTGAGGAGAATGCTCCGCAGGTTCGAGTTTGTGACCGTTGCATG GCTGAAGTGACTCAGAGGCTCAGTAATGCTAAGGAAGCATCTAGTAAACCTGCAGGACTTCATAGTCACGAGGATCTTGCCAAGAAGCTTCAG gAGGAGTTGGAAAGGAATCGCAAGGAATCTTCAG GTTCAAAGTCTGATGGATCTGGAAGGAGAATGAGAGAAGTTGCCTGTCCTACATGCACGGTCCACTTGCAG GTTCAAGTTCCCAGCTCGGGGTCGGAGACCATTGAGTGTGGGGTTTGCCAGAATCCATTTCTTGTGAGTGCTCATTGA
- the LOC126602204 gene encoding probable BOI-related E3 ubiquitin-protein ligase 2 has protein sequence MAVQAQSLYFSEDWSSAAAAAQLHPVSGLDDIFSGIPSPQPPAVPPPHHHFHLRLPAAQNQSENLNTTGFDFCNQLGSSVSPSTFNSFLPTQFSENLGAQMDLQRHELDCIIQLQSEKLKFALQEQRKQQLAALLSNLESRTLNLIRQKEDQLRQATKKTMELQDCLRKAEMESDTWQRVAKANETMVMGLNNALVEARERLVLVSSEADDAESCCENRVVIMEEDQLAEEKRRKLVCKSCQARSSCVLFLPCRHLCSCKFCEGFLGFCPVCDSTKEASMEVFFV, from the exons ATGGCAGTTCAGGCACAAAGTTTGTACTTTTCTGAAGATTGGTCGTCGGCGGCAGCGGCGGCGCAGCTCCACCCTGTTTCGGGCCTCGACGATATTTTTTCCGGCATTCCGAGCCCTCAGCCCCCGGCTGttcctcctcctcatcatcACTTTCACCTCCGTCTTCCAGCGGCTCAGAATCAGAGTGAGAATTTAAATACGACGGGCTTTGATTTCTGCAACCAGTTAGGATCTTCGGTTTCGCCTTCCACTTTCAATAGCTTTCTCCCAACGCAGTTCTCGGAAAACTTAGGGGCGCagatggacttgcaaaggcaCGAGCTTGACTGCATTATTCAATTGCAG AGTGAAAAGCTGAAGTTTGCATTGCAAGAGCAGAGGAAGCAACAGCTAGCAGCTCTATTGAGCAACCTAGAATCCAGAACGTTAAATTTAATTAGGCAGAAAGAAGACCAGTTAAGACAGGCAACCAAGAAAACGATGGAGCTCCAGGACTGCCTGAGAAAAGCGGAGATGGAAAGCGACACGTGGCAGCGGGTGGCGAAAGCGAACGAAACAATGGTGATGGGCCTAAACAACGCGCTCGTGGAGGCCAGAGAGCGACTGGTTCTGGTCAGCAGCGAAGCCGACGACGCAGAGTCCTGCTGTGAAAACAGAGTAGTAATTATGGAGGAAGATCAATTGGCCGAAGAGAAAAGGAGAAAGTTGGTTTGCAAAAGCTGCCAAGCGCGGAGCTCCTGCGTGCTTTTTCTGCCGTGCAGGCATCTCTGTTCGTGCAAGTTCTGTGAAGGGTTTCTTGGATTCTGCCCCGTTTGTGATTCCACCAAGGAGGCAAGCATGGAGGTCTTTTTTGTCTAG
- the LOC126604165 gene encoding uncharacterized protein LOC126604165 — translation MMSWGLNYVGLDYSRKAVGREDLFEPVKPQRKTEKKAKNHRNKDKRGTMGQGHKAKENVVPNYVTVPSSKNLVNKKCFQQEKGKVEANGWFIKNVEDEGNKLEKSDITEEHELPSCAENNCYLSDGNQGGNKRKRPLIIRFKLQKPGEPDASLAPSSSGMTDFLPPERSEVVPASHQPHSSEATVGVAELASKCDQESSCPTTEGIEMTGEKGFGREDSECANVMENWIPPPFQFALHDADDDEEWLFGTASQDRRGSKRSKADSEVSCRTSSTQWPKAQLLHEAGIYALSYTVPF, via the exons ATGATGAGTTGGGGGTTGAACTACGTGGGCTTGGACTATTCGAGGAAGGCAGTTGGTAGGGAGGACTTGTTTGAACCGGTTAAG CCCCAGAGAAAGACGGAGAAGAAGGCCAAGAATCATAGGAACAAAGACAAGAGGGGGACAATGGGACAAGGCCATAAGGCGAAGGAGAATGTTGTACCCAATTATGTTACCGTCCCCAGCTCGAAAAACCTTGTTAACAAGAAGTGCTTCCAGCAAGAGAAGGGAAAAGTGGAAGCAAATGGATGGTTTATTaaaaatgttgaagatgaagGTAATAAGCTGGAGAAAAGTGACATTACCGAAGAGCATGAGCTGCCAAGCTGTGCTGAAAACAATTGCTACTTGTCTGATGGCAACCAAGGTggcaataagaggaagaggccTTTGATCATTCGCTTTAAATTGCAAAAGCCCGGTGAACCAGATGCCTCACTTGCGCCCTCTTCTTCTGGAATGACAGATTTCCTCCCTCCGGAAAGGTCAGAAGTTGTTCCTGCATCCCATCAACCTCATAGTTCGGAGGCAACTGTTGGAGTTGCGGAACTCGCATCCAAATGTGACCAAGAGTCGTCTTGTCCAACAACAGAGGGGATCGAAATGACCGGTGAAAAGGGATTTGGGAGAGAAGATTCAGAGTGTGCAAATGTGATGGAGAATTGGATTCCACCTCCGTTCCAATTTGCCCTCCATGATGCCGATGACGACGAAGAATGGCTCTTTGGGACAGCATCACAAGACAGACGCGGGTCTAAAAGATCTAAAGCTGATAGTGAGGTCTCATGTCGTACAAGCAGCACGCAGTGGCCGAAAGCACAATTGTTGCATGAGGCCGGCATATATGCATTGTCCTACACGGTTCCGTTCtag
- the LOC126604163 gene encoding protein kinase STUNTED-like codes for MHDSLGSNYRDSCDEALLSSTCPFKTEMPEPALGWPLQRLTVSPLRLSQEARRKSDSFDMFSEREDDESPLSRPGWPLLRIAAASAETMSTTPMREFKSRENMSVVQWVMMDLPRRRFLSVNSQPQEGDEICSTVAPTQLSDELEFLTAENSEGCKVFSYAELSSATCHFSTENLIGEGGCSSVYKGCLGGGESVAVKVLKSYKEAWNDFFLEAKFVSSIQHKHITCPIGVCMEDGNLILVYDLFPRGSLEGNLHGCGDGLILPWSVRFNVAVAVAEALTYLHNECPQPIIHRDVKSSNILLSDDLQPQLSDFGLATWGPMDSGCVISSDVVGTFGYIAPEYFMHGVVSDKIDVYAFGVVLLELLSGRKPVDAEALKGQESLVKWARHSLDIMDLKALLDPKLNGDYDAAQMRRMVMAAGLCINQSPRRRPEARQVLKLLTGETDAKECVDLHAVKSSDACYQDEDDNQFLEIGHLSVSAMSDTNDGSISRSSSTDTASSAEKPHRYKLKDYLLIPDRYSLREISPINM; via the exons ATGCACGAttcattaggttccaattaccGAGACAGTTGTGATGAAGCGCTTTTGAGCTCCACTTGTCCATTCAAAACAGAGATGCCAGAACCAGCTCTTGGATGGCCTCTTCAGAGACTAACTGTTAGTCCTCTGAGGCTGAGCCAGGAAGCTCGCCGAAAATCGGATAGCTTCGACATGTTTTCCGAGAGAGAGGATGATGAATCACCGTTGTCGAGGCCGGGTTGGCCTCTCTTGCGGATAGCAGCTGCCTCAGCGGAAACGATGAGTACCACTCCTATGAGAGAATTCAAATCCAGAGAAAACATGTCCGTGGTACAGTGGGTGATGATGGACCTGCCTAGGCGTCGATTTCTTTCGGTAAATTCACAGCCGCAGGAAGGTGATGAAATTTGCTCGACAGTAGCACCAACACAGCTTTCTGATGAATTGGAGTTTCTCACCGCAGAAAACTCAGAAGGTTGCAAGGTTTTCAGCTACGCGGAACTTAGTAGCGCAACTTGTCACTTCTCGACAG AAAATCTTATCGGCGAGGGAGGGTGCAGCAGCGTGTACAAAGGGTGCCTTGGAGGCGGAGAATCAGTGGCGGTCAAGGTTCTAAAATCGTACAAGGAAGCTTGGAATGACTTTTTCTTGGAAGCCaagtttgtttcttcaattcagCACAAACACATCACTTGTCCAATTGGTGTATGCATGGAAGATGGCAACCTTATTTTGGTCTATGACCTCTTTCCCAGAGGGAGCTTGGAAGGAAACTTGCACG GTTGCGGTGATGGACTTATACTTCCATGGAGCGTGAGATTCAATGTGGCGGTTGCAGTTGCAGAGGCTCTAACTTACCTGCACAATGAGTGCCCTCAGCCGATCATTCACCGAGACGTTAAATCCTCAAACATTCTTCTCTCCGACGACCTTCAGCCGcag TTATCTGATTTCGGGCTTGCTACATGGGGACCGATGGATTCTGGTTGCGTGATAAGTAGTGATGTGGTGGGAACTTTTGGATACATTGCTCCGGAATATTTCATGCATGGGGTGGTGAGTGACAAGATTGATGTTTATGCCTTTGGCGTGGTTCTCCTCGAACTATTATCTGGTCGAAAGCCGGTCGATGCCGAGGCTCTGAAAGGACAAGAGAGTTTGGTCAAGTGG GCAAGACATTCGTTAGATATTATGGATCTTAAGGCATTGCTGGATCCAAAGTTAAACGGAGACTACGATGCGGCCCAAATGCGTAGAATGGTAATGGCAGCAGGGCTTTGCATAAACCAGTCGCCTCGTCGTCGACCGGAAGCGAGACAAGTACTGAAGCTACTAACGGGAGAGACGGACGCAAAAGAGTGCGTCGATCTTCATGCGGTGAAATCGAGCGACGCGTGCTATCAAGATGAAGATGACAACCAATTCCTGGAAATCGGGCATCTTTCGGTTTCCGCTATGTCTGATACAAATGATGGGAGCATCAGCAGATCAAGTTCAACTGATACTGCATCTAGTGCAGAGAAACCACACCGGTACAAGTTGAAGGACTACTTGCTTATCCCTGACCGGTATTCTTTGCGTGAAATTTCTCCGATAAACATGTAA